A window of Parambassis ranga chromosome 10, fParRan2.1, whole genome shotgun sequence contains these coding sequences:
- the LOC114442190 gene encoding septin-8-A-like isoform X1: protein MAANEVDVFANEEKRNLELGGHVGFDSLPDQLVSKSVAQGFCFNILCVGETGIGKSTLMNTLFNTIFENEEASHYEQEVQLRPQTYDLQESNVNLKLTVVHTVGFGDQINKEESYKPILEYIDTQFEKYLEEELKIKRSLFNYHDTRIHICLYFIAPTGHSLKSLDLVTMKKLDSKVNVIPVIAKADTVSRSELDKLKIKVMSELVSNGVQIYQFPTEDEAVAEINSSMNTHLPFAVVGSLDNVKVGNKMVKARLYPWGSVQVENENHCDFVKLREMLLRVNMEDLREQTHARHYELYRRCKLEEMGFKDTGPDSQSFSLQETYEAKRKEFLVDLQRKEEEMRQMFVNKVKETEAELKEKEKELHERFEQLKRMHQEEKKNLEEKRRELEEEMNAFNRRKVAAETLMGQALQGCSQPFKKDKDKKNFFSLPSACSLTSGRNLN, encoded by the exons ATGGCGGCCAATGAGGTAGATGTTTTCGCA AATGAAGAAAAGCGAAACCTGGAGCTCGGTGGCCATGTGGGGTTTGACAGCCTTCCTGATCAGCTAGTGAGCAAATCAGTTGCACAGGGATTCTGCTTCAACATCCTCTGCGTAG GTGAGACAGGCATCGGCAAGTCAACACTGATGAACACTCTTTTCAATACAATATTTGAAAATGAGGAAGCCAGCCACTATGAGCAAGAGGTGCAGCTACGGCCGCAAACTTATGACCTGCAGGAGAGCAATGTCAACCTCAAGCTGACTGTTGTGCACACTGTGGGGTTTGGAGACCAGATCAATAAGGAAGAAAG CTATAAGCCCATTCTTGAGTATATTGACACCCAGTTTGAGAAGTATCTTGAAGAGGAGTTAAAAATAAAACGGTCCTTGTTTAACTACCATGACACAAGAATCCACATCTGCCTGTACTTCATCGCTCCCACTGGACATTCCCTAAAATCCCTGGACCTTGTCACAATGAAGAAACTGGATAGCAAG GTGAACGTCATCCCTGTTATTGCAAAGGCAGACACTGTATCCAGGAGTGAACTGGACAAATTAAAGATCAAGGTTATGAGTGAGCTGGTCAGCAATGGAGTGCAGATTTATCAGTTTCCCACAGAGGACGAGGCTGTTGCAGAGATCAACTCTTCCATGAAT ACTCATCTACCCTTTGCTGTGGTTGGAAGCTTAGACAACGTTAAGGTTGGAAATAAGATGGTGAAAGCAAGGCTTTACCCCTGGGGATCGGTGCAGG TGGAGAATGAAAACCATTGTGATTTTGTGAAGCTGAGGGAGATGCTGCTGCGCGTCAACATGGAAGATCTCCGGGAGCAAACGCACGCTCGACACTATGAGCTGTACCGTCGCTGCAAGCTGGAAGAGATGGGCTTCAAGGACACAGGCCCTGACAGCCAGTCGTTCAG CCTTCAGGAGACCTACGAAGCCAAGAGGAAGGAGTTCCTTGTGGACCTGCAgcgcaaagaagaagaaatgagacAGATGTTTGTCAACAAAGTCAAGGAGACAGAAGCTGAgctgaaggaaaaagaaaaagag CTTCATGAGCGGTTTGAGCAGCTCAAACGGATGCaccaggaagaaaagaaaaatctggAGGAGAAAAGACGAGAGCTGGAAGAAGAGATGAATGCCTTCAACAGAAGAAAGGTTGCAGCTGAGACACTGATGGGACAGGCACTGCAAGGTTGCTCACAGCCATTCAAGAAggacaaagacaagaagaa CTTCTTTAGTCTCCCATCTGCGTGCTCCTTAACCTCAGGAAGGAATTTGAATTAG
- the LOC114442190 gene encoding septin-8-A-like isoform X2: MAANENEEKRNLELGGHVGFDSLPDQLVSKSVAQGFCFNILCVGETGIGKSTLMNTLFNTIFENEEASHYEQEVQLRPQTYDLQESNVNLKLTVVHTVGFGDQINKEESYKPILEYIDTQFEKYLEEELKIKRSLFNYHDTRIHICLYFIAPTGHSLKSLDLVTMKKLDSKVNVIPVIAKADTVSRSELDKLKIKVMSELVSNGVQIYQFPTEDEAVAEINSSMNTHLPFAVVGSLDNVKVGNKMVKARLYPWGSVQVENENHCDFVKLREMLLRVNMEDLREQTHARHYELYRRCKLEEMGFKDTGPDSQSFSLQETYEAKRKEFLVDLQRKEEEMRQMFVNKVKETEAELKEKEKELHERFEQLKRMHQEEKKNLEEKRRELEEEMNAFNRRKVAAETLMGQALQGCSQPFKKDKDKKNFFSLPSACSLTSGRNLN; the protein is encoded by the exons ATGGCGGCCAATGAG AATGAAGAAAAGCGAAACCTGGAGCTCGGTGGCCATGTGGGGTTTGACAGCCTTCCTGATCAGCTAGTGAGCAAATCAGTTGCACAGGGATTCTGCTTCAACATCCTCTGCGTAG GTGAGACAGGCATCGGCAAGTCAACACTGATGAACACTCTTTTCAATACAATATTTGAAAATGAGGAAGCCAGCCACTATGAGCAAGAGGTGCAGCTACGGCCGCAAACTTATGACCTGCAGGAGAGCAATGTCAACCTCAAGCTGACTGTTGTGCACACTGTGGGGTTTGGAGACCAGATCAATAAGGAAGAAAG CTATAAGCCCATTCTTGAGTATATTGACACCCAGTTTGAGAAGTATCTTGAAGAGGAGTTAAAAATAAAACGGTCCTTGTTTAACTACCATGACACAAGAATCCACATCTGCCTGTACTTCATCGCTCCCACTGGACATTCCCTAAAATCCCTGGACCTTGTCACAATGAAGAAACTGGATAGCAAG GTGAACGTCATCCCTGTTATTGCAAAGGCAGACACTGTATCCAGGAGTGAACTGGACAAATTAAAGATCAAGGTTATGAGTGAGCTGGTCAGCAATGGAGTGCAGATTTATCAGTTTCCCACAGAGGACGAGGCTGTTGCAGAGATCAACTCTTCCATGAAT ACTCATCTACCCTTTGCTGTGGTTGGAAGCTTAGACAACGTTAAGGTTGGAAATAAGATGGTGAAAGCAAGGCTTTACCCCTGGGGATCGGTGCAGG TGGAGAATGAAAACCATTGTGATTTTGTGAAGCTGAGGGAGATGCTGCTGCGCGTCAACATGGAAGATCTCCGGGAGCAAACGCACGCTCGACACTATGAGCTGTACCGTCGCTGCAAGCTGGAAGAGATGGGCTTCAAGGACACAGGCCCTGACAGCCAGTCGTTCAG CCTTCAGGAGACCTACGAAGCCAAGAGGAAGGAGTTCCTTGTGGACCTGCAgcgcaaagaagaagaaatgagacAGATGTTTGTCAACAAAGTCAAGGAGACAGAAGCTGAgctgaaggaaaaagaaaaagag CTTCATGAGCGGTTTGAGCAGCTCAAACGGATGCaccaggaagaaaagaaaaatctggAGGAGAAAAGACGAGAGCTGGAAGAAGAGATGAATGCCTTCAACAGAAGAAAGGTTGCAGCTGAGACACTGATGGGACAGGCACTGCAAGGTTGCTCACAGCCATTCAAGAAggacaaagacaagaagaa CTTCTTTAGTCTCCCATCTGCGTGCTCCTTAACCTCAGGAAGGAATTTGAATTAG
- the LOC114442190 gene encoding septin-8-A-like isoform X3 has translation MNTLFNTIFENEEASHYEQEVQLRPQTYDLQESNVNLKLTVVHTVGFGDQINKEESYKPILEYIDTQFEKYLEEELKIKRSLFNYHDTRIHICLYFIAPTGHSLKSLDLVTMKKLDSKVNVIPVIAKADTVSRSELDKLKIKVMSELVSNGVQIYQFPTEDEAVAEINSSMNTHLPFAVVGSLDNVKVGNKMVKARLYPWGSVQVENENHCDFVKLREMLLRVNMEDLREQTHARHYELYRRCKLEEMGFKDTGPDSQSFSLQETYEAKRKEFLVDLQRKEEEMRQMFVNKVKETEAELKEKEKELHERFEQLKRMHQEEKKNLEEKRRELEEEMNAFNRRKVAAETLMGQALQGCSQPFKKDKDKKNFFSLPSACSLTSGRNLN, from the exons ATGAACACTCTTTTCAATACAATATTTGAAAATGAGGAAGCCAGCCACTATGAGCAAGAGGTGCAGCTACGGCCGCAAACTTATGACCTGCAGGAGAGCAATGTCAACCTCAAGCTGACTGTTGTGCACACTGTGGGGTTTGGAGACCAGATCAATAAGGAAGAAAG CTATAAGCCCATTCTTGAGTATATTGACACCCAGTTTGAGAAGTATCTTGAAGAGGAGTTAAAAATAAAACGGTCCTTGTTTAACTACCATGACACAAGAATCCACATCTGCCTGTACTTCATCGCTCCCACTGGACATTCCCTAAAATCCCTGGACCTTGTCACAATGAAGAAACTGGATAGCAAG GTGAACGTCATCCCTGTTATTGCAAAGGCAGACACTGTATCCAGGAGTGAACTGGACAAATTAAAGATCAAGGTTATGAGTGAGCTGGTCAGCAATGGAGTGCAGATTTATCAGTTTCCCACAGAGGACGAGGCTGTTGCAGAGATCAACTCTTCCATGAAT ACTCATCTACCCTTTGCTGTGGTTGGAAGCTTAGACAACGTTAAGGTTGGAAATAAGATGGTGAAAGCAAGGCTTTACCCCTGGGGATCGGTGCAGG TGGAGAATGAAAACCATTGTGATTTTGTGAAGCTGAGGGAGATGCTGCTGCGCGTCAACATGGAAGATCTCCGGGAGCAAACGCACGCTCGACACTATGAGCTGTACCGTCGCTGCAAGCTGGAAGAGATGGGCTTCAAGGACACAGGCCCTGACAGCCAGTCGTTCAG CCTTCAGGAGACCTACGAAGCCAAGAGGAAGGAGTTCCTTGTGGACCTGCAgcgcaaagaagaagaaatgagacAGATGTTTGTCAACAAAGTCAAGGAGACAGAAGCTGAgctgaaggaaaaagaaaaagag CTTCATGAGCGGTTTGAGCAGCTCAAACGGATGCaccaggaagaaaagaaaaatctggAGGAGAAAAGACGAGAGCTGGAAGAAGAGATGAATGCCTTCAACAGAAGAAAGGTTGCAGCTGAGACACTGATGGGACAGGCACTGCAAGGTTGCTCACAGCCATTCAAGAAggacaaagacaagaagaa CTTCTTTAGTCTCCCATCTGCGTGCTCCTTAACCTCAGGAAGGAATTTGAATTAG
- the ccng1 gene encoding cyclin-G1 — protein MIDTVTGPVAQPFAVQLKALMDLEGRYQPKLSGLRLIESSQDNGLRMTTRLRELEVKDLLSLTRFFGFSSDTFSLAISLLDRFLSVMKIQPKHLSCVGLCCFYIAVKSSEEENNVPLANDLIRISQNRFTVSDMIRMEKIIMEKLYWKVKAPTALRFLRLFHSHIQEQLDGESKTILSLERLEAQLKACHCSFVFSKIKPSLLAMALLCFEAQDQHDPEHMDEISEALKSLQQQLNIKDGDLICVRDLAGKCLAEYATSKCSRPNSQRLRWTISGRTARQLKHSYYKIAHLPTIPESAF, from the exons atgatTGACACAGTGACAGGACCTGTAGCACAGCCCTTTGCTGTCCAGCTGAAGGCCCTGATGGATCTGGAGGGCCGATACCAACCAAAGCTGAGTGGCTTGAGGTTGATTGAATCCTCTCAGGACAACGGCCTCAGGATGACGACCAGGCTGAGAGAGCTGGAAGTGAAGGACCTACTCTCTCTGACCAGGTTCTTTGGATTCAGCTCAGACACCTTCTCACTGGCCATCAGCTTGCTGGACAGATTCCTTTCTGTAATGAAG ATTCAGCCAAAACACCTGTCCTGTGTGGGCTTGTGCTGCTTCTACATCGCCGTGAAGTCCTCTGAAGAGGAGAACAACGTGCCTCTGGCCAACGACCTCATCCGCATCAGTCAGAATCGCTTTACAGTGTCTGACATGATAAGGATGGAGAAGATCATTATGGAGAAACTCTACTGGAAGGTGAAGGCCCCCACAGCCCTCCGCTTTCTTCGCCTCTTTCATAGTCACATCCAGGAGCAGCTCGATGGAGAGAG CAAGACGATACTGAGCCTTGAGAGACTGGAGGCACAGCTGAAAGCCTGTCACTGCTCATTTGTCTTCTCCAAAATAAAG CCATCTCTGCTTGCCATGGCTCTCCTGTGTTTTGAGGCCCAGGACCAACATGACCCTGAGCACATGGATGAAATATCTGAGGCACTaaaaagtctccagcaacagcTGAAC ATCAAAGATGGCGACCTGATTTGTGTGCGCGATTTAGCTGGAAAATGCCTGGCTGAATATGCCACCTCTAAGTGCTCCAGGCCAAACAGCCAGAGACTTCGCTGGACTATTTCGGGAAGAACTGCACGTCAGCTGAAGCACAGCTACTACAAGATCGCTCATCTTCCCACCATACCCGAGTCAGCTTTTTAA